The Ketobacter alkanivorans genome includes the window CCAACACGCCCACATCGTTATAGGGGTTCAACCCCAAATCCAGATCCAGTCCCACCTGGGATGCCAGATTCGCCGCCAGCGCATTGAGACCACCCACCGTATCCAGCACACTGCGGGTGCGGGTGGTAACCCCCAAGCCCTGCCAGGAGAAACCTATGGAGCCCCCCATATAGAGATTATCCGAGAGTTCAAAGCCAACAGAGGGGTTGAAGTAAGCCAGACGGGTAATGCCGAAACGCTGACCATTGAACGCCCCCACATTGTCCATATCCCGCTCATAACCGAAGATCTGCACTGCAAAGGCCGAGTTGGCAAATACAAACTGATCATTCGTACCACCGCGCAGCGCAAAACCGTAACCCGGTGCAACCAAAAACGGTAATGACGTGTGCCCGAAAAAAGGCAGATAGACCGACGGACTGTCTACCGACACATCCCGAGACTGCTCTCCCTGCAACAAGGGCTCGTCGGCAAAGTCCGGGTTGCTGATTGGATCATAACTGCGCCCTGGCGCAGCACCACTGACGGTGCCTTCATGATTAAAAAACGCCGTCTGCAACTTGTACTGCTCATACTTGGTCTTGACCAAAGCCAGTGCCGCCGGGTTGTAATGAATTGCATCCGGGCCCCGTACCGAGGCAGTGGCGGAATTACCCATGGCCAGCGCCACCGGGTTGCCAATGGACAAATTGTGAGAAAGCTGAGCACCGGCTGGGGCACTGAGCAAAACAGAAACAACGAGAGGCGCCAATTGGCGCTTGCCTGGGAATGTGATCATAGTGCTGTGATACCGTTCTTATTTTTATGCTGCCAATCATGGCAGAGTTTTAAACGGTATTGTTAGCCAACTGACCGGGCCAGATCTTGACCAAAAAGACATTGAGGTGCGGGTATTCGGCAACCGCCCCACCGCATAATAGACCTATCAGCCGCAACCTAATGAATTTAATGGAATTGACTGTTTTATAAGCTCAAAGAGCAGGGCAATGTTCCATAACACTTTGATTTGTTAGAATTTGTAATCTTTCGGCCCCAGAAACGAAACAACCCGCTTGGTAGCGGGTTGTTTAAATTGTGCACTAATACTGGACGCTGACGTCTGGAGCTCATCAGGTCGGGTTTTTGACCACATCACCCACTTGCAAAGGCGCCTCGGCACGCAGAATCAAACCGTAGCTGACCTTTTCAAAGGTACGGAACACCATCAATATCCCACGCCGCTCGTCCGGCAACTTAACCAGCTCCAGGGTGATCCGGTCTTTTACAATGGAACCCTTGGTGTGTACCGCCAGCACATCACCAATCATCAAACCCTCTCGCTCACCGCGGTTCAACACCACCACATCGTACTGGCTTACGTTACGCACACCACTGAACACATGCAGAATTTGACCTTCCACCTCACCTTCAGGTGACTTGGGGTAAAATACCGAATCCACTTTACGCTCTTCGGTGGGAATCAGACGGTCGTTAGGGCGGATATCTTCATTAGAGTTGGTAACCTTAAAACGGGCCACTTCACCTTCGCTGTTTTCAAAACGCGCCAACCCCATATCGATGGCGGCAAAGCCCAGCAGCTCTTTGGACTCGGGATCAACATAAGCCGCGCCTTTACGATACACACCATAGCTCTGATGAGGGTTTTCCCAGCCAGGGACATGACGGGCGTACATATAATCGCCCAGCCCCATCACGATATGATCTTCATCACCGGCCAGGATATAAGGTGAGGCATTGATCTCTTCCTCAGTCATGACCCGGCTATTCTTGAGAAAACTCTGGATATGCTCCAGGGGAATAGCAGGAATCACCGATTGCAGTGGCTCGCTGCGCACCTCAGGAGACAGCTTCACGGTGTCACCTTTCTTGAACACCATGGGGCCACGCTCAACGGTGAGGCCCGGCTTGCCATTCACATACACCAGCTTGATCAGATCGCCAGGGTAAATAAGGTGCGGGTTATTGATCTGTGGGTTAACGTGCCACAGCTCAGGCCACAACCAGGGGTTGCTCAGAAAAGCATTGGAAATGTCCCACAGGGTATCACCCTGCTTCACCGGGTAGACATCAGGGTGGCCCGGCTTAAGTTCCACAGCCGATACCTGCATGGCGATGCTCAGCAAACAGCCACCTGCCAGCCTGAGAAATGATTTCATCATGGTGAGAATCCCTTTATCATTATCAGCGCCTGATTGATCAGGCAGTTTTTTCGCATACGGGAAACGGCAAAACACCAGCACACTGGAATTCGCCTACATTTCACTATAGACCGATTTACCGTGGAGTGTTTTGCGCAATCTGACTAACAGTTTAGACAAGTTTGGCAAAAACCAACACAGCAAATCCTGTATGATCATAATCTTAGCAACAATATCTATAGTTATACTAGAAAAGTGGCATTCTCAAGATGGCAATACTGGATATTCTTGAATTTCCTGACCCTCGTCTGCGTACAAAGGCGAAGCCGGTCACAAAAGTAGACAACAACATACGCAAGCTGGCTGATGATATGTTGGAAACCATGTACCACGCCCCGGGCATTGGCCTGGCCGCCTCGCAGGTGAACGTGCACCAACGTATTGTGGTTATCGACGTCAGTGAAGAGAAAGATCAACCTTTGGTACTGATCAATCCTGAATTTGAGGTGATCTCCGGCGAACAGGATTTTGACGAAGGTTGTCTGTCGGTGCCCGGCTACTACGAAACCGTCACCCGCGCCGAAAAAATCCGTTTGAAAGCGCTGAACCGGGATGGCGAGCCCTTCGAAATGGAGTGCGATGGCATCCTGTCGGTGTGCGTACAGCATGAGCTGGATCACCTTGATGGCAAGCTGTTCGTGGATCACATCTCCAAGCTGAAACGGGAGCGTATCCGCAAGAAGCTGGTGAAAGAACAGAAAGACAAGGTCAAGATCCGCTAAAGCGGGGCTCGGAACCGGGTTCGCTGACCCGCCCCACCGATATCAGCCATCATTTAAACCATCGCCAGCACAGGAACTCTGTCTTGAGTGCACCCCTGAAAGTCATTTTCGCCGGAACCCCCGAATTCGCGGCTGAAGTACTGCAATCCATATTGGGCTCGCACCATCAGGTGATTGCCTGCTACACCCAGCCCGACCGACCGGCTGGCCGCGGCCGCAAACTCACCCCCAGCCCGGTTAAAGCATTAGCCCAAGAGCACAATATACCGGTCTACCAGCCCCTTAATTTCAAGCAGACCGAAGACGTAGAGCACCTCTCTGCCCTCAATGCTGACATCATGGTTGTGGTGGCTTACGGTCTGATCCTGCCAAAAGTGGTGCTGGATGCGCCACGCTTAGGCTGCATCAACGTCCACGCCTCCATATTACCGCGCTGGCGTGGTGCGGCCCCGATCCAGCGCGCCATTGCCGCTGGCGACACCGAAAGCGGCGTCACCATCATGCAGATGGATGTTGGATTGGACACCGGCGACATGCTGCTGAAAGCGCGCACCCCCATCAGCCCCGACGACACCGGCGGCAGCCTGCATGATCGTCTGGCCCGGATCGGAGCCACCTCCATACTTGAAGCGCTGGACAGCCTGGCTGCCGGCACCGCCACCGCAGAACCGCAGGATAACAA containing:
- a CDS encoding LysM peptidoglycan-binding domain-containing protein translates to MMKSFLRLAGGCLLSIAMQVSAVELKPGHPDVYPVKQGDTLWDISNAFLSNPWLWPELWHVNPQINNPHLIYPGDLIKLVYVNGKPGLTVERGPMVFKKGDTVKLSPEVRSEPLQSVIPAIPLEHIQSFLKNSRVMTEEEINASPYILAGDEDHIVMGLGDYMYARHVPGWENPHQSYGVYRKGAAYVDPESKELLGFAAIDMGLARFENSEGEVARFKVTNSNEDIRPNDRLIPTEERKVDSVFYPKSPEGEVEGQILHVFSGVRNVSQYDVVVLNRGEREGLMIGDVLAVHTKGSIVKDRITLELVKLPDERRGILMVFRTFEKVSYGLILRAEAPLQVGDVVKNPT
- the def gene encoding peptide deformylase; the encoded protein is MAILDILEFPDPRLRTKAKPVTKVDNNIRKLADDMLETMYHAPGIGLAASQVNVHQRIVVIDVSEEKDQPLVLINPEFEVISGEQDFDEGCLSVPGYYETVTRAEKIRLKALNRDGEPFEMECDGILSVCVQHELDHLDGKLFVDHISKLKRERIRKKLVKEQKDKVKIR
- the fmt gene encoding methionyl-tRNA formyltransferase translates to MSAPLKVIFAGTPEFAAEVLQSILGSHHQVIACYTQPDRPAGRGRKLTPSPVKALAQEHNIPVYQPLNFKQTEDVEHLSALNADIMVVVAYGLILPKVVLDAPRLGCINVHASILPRWRGAAPIQRAIAAGDTESGVTIMQMDVGLDTGDMLLKARTPISPDDTGGSLHDRLARIGATSILEALDSLAAGTATAEPQDNNLATYAHKLSKEEGKLDWQRTAQELNDLVRAFNPWPVTHTQLDDNIIRVWQASLADQGSSAEPGTLVAVHKDSLDVATGSGVLRLHQLQLPGGKRLPVAAILNSKADWFNIGKRFL